The nucleotide sequence ACGCGTCGGAGGGGTCCCCGGCCGCGGCGGTGCCGTCGTCGGGGTGGGCGCTGTGGGTCATGCGTCCAGTCTCCGGCATGGCCGGGAGCGCCCCGACGCGGGCTGTGGATCCGTGCGGCCCGCCCCGTACGGCCGGCGCGCGGGGCCGTCGCGTACATTGGTCGTCCGCAGCACACCGCCCGGTGTCCGGTTCATCCTGCCGGGTGGTAATGTGGTGTGTCGACCGAGCGGGCAGTGTCGCTTGCAGTGATGTTTCTGCGGTGGCGTGCCCGTGACGCAAGCGGAGGCTCCGTCTCCCACCTGATCGGCCTCGCGGTCGACGGGTCCCGGTCCGGCGCGGATGACCCGACGGGTGGTTCGCGGCACGGTCTCCCTTGGGGGAAGAAACCGTGTCTGTACCGGTGTTATGGAGCCTCGCATGCGTCCCATGCGGGGCTTTTCGCATGTCGGGCCGTGATCGGCCCGCTCATGTGCGAGCGGACTCCGCGTCGGTCTACGGCGAGAAGCACGTGGCCGCGGGACGGAACCGCCGACCACTTCAGGAATCGAGGAGGCCCCATCAGCGCCGAGCCCCGCATCAACGACCGGATTCGCGTCCCCGAGGTGCGACTTGTCGGTCCCAGCGGCGAGCAGGTCGGAATCGTTCCGCTTGCCAAGGCCCTGGAGCTGGCTCAGGAATACGACCTCGACCTGGTCGAGGTCGCGGCCAACGCCAGGCCGCCTGTGTGCAAGCTCATGGACTACGGCAAGTTCAAGTACGAGTCCGCCATGAAGGCACGTGAAGCGCGCAAGAACCAGGCGCACACGGTCATCAAGGAGATGAAGCTCCGGCCGAAGATCGATCCGCACGACTACGAGACCAAGAAGGGTCACGTCGAGCGGTTCCTGAAGCAGGGCGACAAGGTCAAGATCACGATCATGTTCCGTGGTCGCGAGCAGTCCCGCCCCGAGCTGGGATTCCGCCTGTTGAAGCGCCTGTCCGAGGACGTCCAGGAGCTCGGCTTCGTGGAGTCGAGCCCCAAGCAGGACGGCCGCAACATGATCATGGTCCTCGGTCCGCACAAGAAGAAGACCGAAGCCATGGCCGAGGCCCGTGAGGCGCAGGCGGCCCGCAAGGGCGCCCGCCGCGGAGACGAGCCCGTTCCGGCCGAGGCCGAAAGGACCGCTGCGGCTTCCGGGCCCGCCGCGGACGAGCGCTGACCCCCGCTCGAACCGCGAGCAGTAGTTCCACACACATCTGTGCCTGCCTGGCGTGCGACGCCGGGCAGGCACGGCACGACGAGGAGACAGCGGCGACATGCCGAAGAACAAGACGCACAGTGGTGCCAGCAAGCGCTTCAAGATCACCGGCTCCGGCAAGGTGGTCCGTCAGCGCGCCGGTCGCCGCCACCTGCTTGAGCACAAGCCTTCGACGCTGACCCGCCGTCTCGCGGGCACGGTGGAGGCCTCCCCGGCCGACGCCAAGAAGATCAAGAAGCTGCTCGGCAAGTGAGCCATGTGCGCCTGCCCCCGCGAGTCTGACGGCTGCGCGGAGGCGGCGGGCGCCGGTCCCAGTCGTACCCCGGGTCGGGGCCACCACGCCCCGGTCTGAAGCCAAGGAGTTCATCAAGTGGCACGCGTCAAGCGGTCGGTCAACGCCCAGAAGAAGCGCCGCGTCATCCTCGAACGCGCGAGCGGCTACCGCGGTCAGCGGTCGCGCCTGTACCGCAAGGCCAAGGAGCAGGTCACCCACTCCCTGGTCTACAACTACAACGACCGCAAGAAGCGCAAGGGCGACTTCCGGCAGCTGTGGATCCAGCGCATCAACGCCGCCGCCCGCCTGAACGGCATCACGTACAACCGCTTCATCCAGGGGCTCAAGGCCGCCAACGTCGAGATCGACCGCAAGATGCTCGCGGAGCTGGCGGTCAACGACCCCACGGCGTTCGCCGCGCTGGTCGAGGTCGCGCAGAAGGCCCTCCCCGCGGACGTGAACGCGCCGAAGGAAGCCGCCTGACCCCCGTGCTGTGACCACGGTTTCCCGGAGGGCCCGGCGCGACGCGACCGGGCGAGCCCTCCGACGGCAGTGCCGGCACCCGGTCCTCGGGTGAACCCCATGGGCCTCCGCGCCCGTCGCCACGGATTCGGTCCGTGACGCCGCGAGCGGAGGCCCATCGGTCCGTTCGGGCCGGAGTCGCCGACCCATCCGCAGAGCCACGACGAACGGTTGCACGCATGGCGAGCCCCGAGCTGACCTCGACACGCTCACCCCGGGTGACGGTGGCGAGACGGCTCGCCAAACGGAACCACCGGAGCGCCGAGCGCCGGTTCCTCGCCGAGGGTCCGCAGGCGGTGCGCGAGGCCGTCGCCGCGGCCGACGCCGCGATCGAGGTGTACGCGACCGCCGAGGCCGCCGAGCGGCACCCCGACATCGTCGACCGGGCCCGGGCGTCCGGCGTTCCCGTCCTGCGCGCCGCCGAGGACGTCGTCGCGGCCATGAGCCAGACCGTCACCCCGCAGGGCATGGTCGCGCTGTGTCGGTTCGTGGACGTCCCGCTCGCGTCGCTGACCGAGCCGTCGGCGCCCGACCTCGTCGCGGTGCTCGCGCACGTCCGCGACCCCGGGAACGCCGGGACGGTTCTGCGCGCGGCCGACGCCGCCGGCGCCGAGGCGGTGGTGCTCACGGACGCGTCCGTGGACCTCTACAACCCCAAGACCGTCCGCGCGTCGGCGGGCAGCCTGTTCCACCTGCCGGTCGTCGCGGGCCCGCGGGTCGAGGACACCGTCGCGCGGTTGCGCGGGGCCGGGCTGCGCGTCCTCGCGGCGGACGGCACCGGATCCGCCGACCTGGACGACGAACTCGACGCCGGCGGCCTCGACGGCCCCACCGCGTGGGTCTTCGGGAACGAGGCGTGGGGCCTGCCCGAGGAGACCCGCGCGCTCGCCGACGCCGTCGTGCGGGTGCCGATCCACGGGCGGGCCGAGAGCCTGAACCTGGCGACGGCGGCGGCCGTGTGCCTCTACGCGTCCGCGCGGGCGCAGCGGGGGGCCTCGGGCTGCCGGGCGACGTGACGACGCCCACGGCTCGGAGGGATCGGTCGCGTGCCGGCCTCCGACGGTGGGTTTCCGGCCGTGCGGCGGCGAGGGCGCGGTGCCGGAACGTTTTGGTGCGGAGCGGGGGAGCGGCGGAGCGGGGGAGCGCATACGGCGATGGTCCGTGGATATGCGCTGACACGCGCGGGCGTGCGCCGGTATTCGCCACCGGCGCGCCAGCCCATCCGGTCGCGTGACTGTCGAGCAGCGCGGGCAGTTGGAGTAGTGTGACCGGCCCGGAGCATCTGCTTCATAGGGGTGTGCCATTCCGCGGGGGGCCACGGAATGGTCCGATCCCTCGGCCGTGTGAGGTCGAAAGGGGGCCGATGGACGTGGGCGCGGAACCGTTCGCACCGGACGGGCTGTGGGGGCTTGGCGCGGACGCGCTGCCGGACGGCCTGGTCATCGCGGACGCCACCGGCGCCGTGTGCTGCTTCAACGCCGCCGCGGTGCGGATCACCGGCATCCGGGCGGAGGACGCGCTCGGCAAGCATCTGGCGGACGCCCTCCCGCTGGAGGACATCGAGGGCCGCCGCTGGTGGGTGTGCACCGACCCGTACGGCGGCCTGGGCATCCGCACCCGCCAACCCGAGCGCAATCTCGTCCTCAACGGGCGCGAGGTGCTGGTGACCGCCTCGTACGTCCGCAGGTCCGGCGCGAATTCGCCGGTCACCCACGTCGCGGTGTCGCTGCGCTGCACCGCCGCGCGCCGTCGTGACGAGCGCAATCACGCGGAACTGATCGCCACCGTCGCACACGAGCTGCGTTCGCCGCTGACCAGCGTCAAGGGCTTCACCGCGACGCTTCTGCGCAAATGGGAGCGGTTCACCGACGAGCAGAAGCGCCTCATGTTGGAGACCGTCGACGCCGACGCCGACCGGGTCACCCGGCTGATCACCGAACTCCTCGACATCTCCCGCATCGACTCCGGGCGCCTGCAGCTGCACCGCGAGATCGTCGACCTCGCGGACGCCGTCGACCGGCACGTGCGCGCGCAGACCGCGGCCGGGCAACCCGCCGACAGATTCCGCGTGTTGGTCGAGCAGCCGCTGCCCCCGATCTGGATGGACCGCGACAAGCTCGACCAGATTCTCGGCAACCTCCTGGAAAACGCCGTGCGCCACGGCGCGGGAGCCGTCACCATCAAGGTGTCCCGGGCACGGCTCACGCCGCCCGGGCCGAGGCGCGACGACGGCGCGGCCCCGGGCCGCGGTCCGTCCGACGGCGCCACGGGCGGCCCGGACGACGGCCGCGCAGACGGCGACGAGGCGACGGAGATCACGGTGAGTGACGAAGGCCCGGGAATCCCGGACGAGTTGCTGAACCGCGTCTTCACGCGCTTCTGGCGCGGCAACCGCCGCCGCGGCGGCACCGGCCTCGGGCTCTACATCGTCAAAGGCCTCGTCGAGGCGCACGGCGGCACGATCGACGCCGGCCGGGCCGAAGGCGGCGGGGCGATGTTCCGATTTCGCCTGCCCGCGGGGATGCCGGACGCCCTGACCTGAGCACCGGGTCACGGAACCGCCCCGCGGGCCGCCCCCGAGCCGTCCCCCCGAGCCCCCTTCGCGCCGCCTCGGACGCCCGCCCGCCGTCGCACCCGGGCGGGTTCCGGGTCACCGGCCCGATTCGCCTAGACTCGACCCGTCGCCCCGTGTCCCCAGGCCCAACCAGCGTGCCGAGCACGAGGCGGAGCCGGTGGCCGCCGCACACACAGGGCCGTCCGGCTTCCCCGGACACCCGCGGGCGAGTATCCCTACAGGAGTACTGGAATCAGATGTCGGCACCGAACAAGTCGTACGACCCGGTCGAGGTGGAGTCGCTGAAACCGGAGGAGGTCGACAAGGCGCGTGACGCCGCCCTTGCCGCGTTCGCCGCCGCCGGTGACCTGGACGCCCTCCACGAGGCCAAGATCGCCCACACCGGGGACCGCTCGCCGCTCGCCCTCGCCAACCGCGAGATCGGCGCGCTGCCGCCGCACGCGAAGGCGGACGCCGGCAAACGCGTCGGCCAGGCCCGGGGCCGGGTCAACCAGGCCCTCGCCGCCCGCCGCGCGGAACTGGAGGCGGAGCGCGACGCACGCGTGCTCGTCGAGGAGACCGTCGACGTCACGCTGCCCTGGGACCGCGCCCCGCGCGGCGCCCGGCACCCGCTCACGACGCTGCCCGAGCGCATCGCCGACGTCTTCGTCGCGATGGGCTACGAGGTCGCCGAGGGCCCCGAGGTCGAGGCCGAGTGGTACAACTTCGACGCGCTCAACATCGCGCCCGACCACCCGGCCCGCACGATGCAGGACACCTTCTTCGTGCGGGCCGTCGACGGCACCGCCGACTCCGGCGTCGTGCTGCGCACCCACACCTCGCCGGTGCAGGTCCGCACGATGCTCACCCGCACGCCGCCGATCTACGTGATCTGCCCCGGCCGCGTCTACCGCACGGACGAGCTGGACGCGACCCACACGCCCGTGTTCGGGCAGGTCGAGGGGCTCGCCGTCGACAAGGGCCTGACCATGGCCCACCTGCGCGGCACGCTGGACCACTTCGCGTCGTCGATGTTCGGCGAGGGGATCGTCACGCGCATGCGCCCGTCGTACTTCCCCTTCACCGAGCCGTCGGCCGAGGTCGACCTCCAGTGCTTCGTGTGCCGAGGGGCGTCCGTCGGCGACCCCGACAACCCGTGCCGGACGTGCCGTTCGGAGGGCTGGATCGAGTGGGGCGGCTGCGGCATGGTCAACCCGCGCGTGCTCGTCGCGTGCGGCATCGACCCCGAGGTGTACAGCGGTTTCGCCTTCGGCATGGGGCTGGAGCGCACGCTGATGTTCCGCCACAACGTCGAGGACATGCGGGACATGGTCGAGGGTGACGTGCGCTTCACCCTTCCGTTCGGGATGGAGATCTGATGCGGGTCCCGCTTTCCTGGCTGCGGGAGTACGTCGACCTCCCGGCCGGGGTGTCCGGCCGCGACGTCGCGGAGAAGCTGGTCGGCCTCGGCCTCGAGGTCGAGACCGTCGACCAGCTCGGCGGCGACCTCAAGGGGCCGCTCGTCGTCGGCCGTGTGCTCGACATCGAGGAGCTGACCGGGTTCAAGAAGCCCATCCGCTTCTGCAAGGTCGACGTCGGCGACGCCAACGGCACCGGCGAGCCGCAGCAAATCGTGTGCGGCGCCACGAACTTCGCGGTCGACGACAACGTCGTCGTGATCCTGCCCGGCGGCGTCCTGCCCGGCGGCTTCGCGATCTCCGCGCGCAAGACGTACGGCAAGACCTCCGAGGGCATGATCTGCTCGGCCCGTGAGCTGGGCATGGGCGACGACCACAGCGGCATTATCGTGCTGCCGGTCGGCGCCGAGCCCGGCACCGACGCGATCGAACTGCTCGGTCTGGTCGACGAGGTGCTCGACATCGCCGTCACCCCCGACCGCGGCTACTGCCTCTCGATGCGCGGCGTCGCGCGCGAGGCCGCCATCGCGTACGGCATCCCGCTGCGCGACCCGGCGCTGCTCGACGTGCCCGCCGCGAACACCTACGGGTACCCGGTCGCCGTCGACGACACCGACGGCTGCCGCCGCTTCGTCGCCCGCACCGTCATCGGCGTCGACCCGGCGTCGCCGTCGCCGCTGTGGCTGCAACGCCGCGTGCAGATGGCCGGCATGCGGCCGATCTCGCTGGCCGTCGACATCACCAACTACGTGATGCTCGAACTCGGCCAGCCGCTGCACGCGTACGACCGGGCCGCGCTCCAAGGGCCGATCACCGTACGCCGCGCCCGCGACGGCGAGAAGCTGACCACACTCGACGGCGTGCAGCGCGTCCTCGACCCCGAAGACCTGCTGATCACCGACGACAGCGGCCCGATCGGGCTGGCCGGCGTCATGGGCGGCGCCACCACCGAAATCGGCCTGGCCACCGGGGACATCGTCATCGAGGCGGCCAACTTCGACCCGGTGTCGATCGCCCGCACGGCCCGCCGCCACAAGCTCGGCTCCGAGGCGTCCCGCCGCTTCGAGCGCGGCGTCGACCCCGAGGCGGCCCGCGCCGCGGCCCAGCGCGCCGTCGACCTGCTGGTCCTGCTGGGCGGCGAGGGAGCGGTCGCGGAGGCCGGCGTCACCGAGGCCGACGCGCCGCGCGACCCGGTGCGCATCGGCATGGCGGTCGGGCACCCCGGCAGCGTCGCGGGCGTCGCCTACACCGCCGAGACCGTCGCCCAGCGCCTCCAGGACGTCGGCTGCGTGGTGGAGGGCATCGACACGCTCACCGTCACCCCGCCGACCTGGCGGCCCGACCTGACCGACCCCAACGACCTCGCCGAGGAGGTCATCCGCCTGGAGGGCTACGACGCCGTGCCCTCCACGCTGCCGCAGGCGCCCGCCGGGCGCGGCCTCACCGCCGCGCAACGGCTGCGCCGCCGGATCGGCCGGGCACTCGCCGGCGACGGCTACCGCGAGGTGCTCACCTACCCGTTCGTCGGCGACGCGGTCTTCGCGTCGTTCGGGCTCGACGCGGCCGACCCGCGCCGCATCACGCTCAAGCTCGTCAACCCGATCTCCGACGAGGAGCCCGGGCTGCGCACCACGCTGCTGCCCGGACTGCTCGCCGCGCTGCGCCGCAACGTGGGCCGGGGCAACGCCGACATCGCGTTGTTCGAGGGCGGGTTGGTCTTCCACCCCAAGGCCGAACGGCCGGTCGCGCCGCGCCTGCCGGTCGACCGCCGTCCGACGGAGGCCGAGCTGGGCGAACTGGCCGCGGCGCTCCCGGACCAGCCGTACCACGTCGCGGCCGTGCTGGCCGGCGACCGCGAGCGGTCCGGCTGGTGGGGCGGCGGGCGCCCGGCCGGATGGGCCGACGCGATCGAGGCCGCGCGAGCGGTCGCCGGTGCGGTCGGTGTCGAACTGACGGTCCGCCAGGGGCAGTACGCGCCGTGGCACCCCGGCCGCTGCGCCGAACTGCTGGTCGCGGGCACGGTGGTCGGGCATGCCGGCGAACTGCACCCGCGCGTCGTCAAGGCGCTGCAACTGCCCGAGCGCACCTGCGCGATGGAGATCGACGTGGCCCGGCTGACCGCCGGTCTGGCCGAACTGGGCGGCGAGCGTCTGGTGTCGGCGGGACACATCTCGTCGTTCCCGGTCGCCACGCAGGATGTCGCGCTGATCGTCGACGCGTCGGTGCCCGCCGCCGAGGTCGAAGGCGCGCTGCGCGAGGGCGCGGGCGAACTGCTCGAATCGCTGCGGCTGTTCGACGTGTTCACGGGCGAACAGGTCGGCGCGGGCCGCAAGTCGCTCGCGTACGCCCTGCGCTTCCGGGCGGCGGACCGCACGCTCACCGTCGAGGAGTCGACCGCCGCGCGCGACGCGGCGGTGGCGCTGGCCGCGGAGCGGACCGGCGCGGTGCTGCGCGGCGCCTGACGGGCCTGGTTCGGACACACTGCGGGGCCGCCTCGGTCGGGGCGGCCCCGCAGGCGTTACGGGCGGTGCTCGGGCGCGGGCTCCGCCATCGGCACGCTCAACTGGTCCCCGCCGAGCGCGATGTGCCCGCGGGGAACCGGCCACGGGTCCTCGCGGCGCTGTCCGCGCACGTCTCGCCCGCCCGCGGTGTGCGCGGGGGGCCGCGCCGGGGGGCGTCGGGTCAGCGCTGCGGGTCGTCCGGGCCGTAGGGCCGCAGGTGCATTTTGCGCGCGTCGCTCGCGGCGAGCTCCGGCGCGCGGGCGGCGAGCGCGTCCAGGTTGTCCTTGCCCGCGTGCAGGAAGCGGCCGGACAGCGCGTCCAGGCGGCCCTCGGCGACGGCGACGACGGCGTTCAGGAACAGGTCGACGTCGTACCAGTCGGTCTTGTCGGCGAACATCGCCATGCCCGCCGTCATGTCGGTGGGGACCGCGCCGGGGGAGATGTCGAAGACGTACACCCCGCGTTCGGCGAGCGGGCCGGCGATGGTGTCGGTCAGCCGCAGCAGTGCCGACTTGGAGGTCGTGTACGCGGAGTAGCGCGGGTCCGCCGAGACGGCGAAGCCGCTGCTGAGGTTGACGATCCGGCCCCGGCCCCGGGCGACCATGCCCGGCAGCACCGCCCGGTCGACGTTCACGGGGCCGCGCAGGTTGGTCGCGACGACGTCCCACCACTGCGCGGCGTCGGCCTCCCAGAAGGGCACCTCGGCCGCGTCGATGAGGCCCGCGTTGTTGACCACCAGGTCCAGCGGCCCGAGTTCGTGCTCGGCGCGCTCGACGGCGTCTCGTACGGCGTCGGGGTCGGTGACGTCCGCGACGAGCGCGACGGCGCTCGCGCCGCGTTCGGCCAGTGCGGTGCGCACCGGCTCCAGGCTCGCGGCGCTGCGGCCGAGCAGGGCCACGGCGACGCCTTCGCGGGCGAGTCGTTCCGCGACCTGGCGACCGATGCCGCGCGCGGCGCCCGTGACCAGGGCGGTGGCGGTGTTCACGGGCCGGGCGGGGTCGGCGGGACGGGGTTGAGCGTGTACACCTTGTCCAGGTATCCCGGCGGCAAGTCCTTTGTCCCGCAGATCTCTTCCATCGCGGTCTCGGGGTTGTTGGACACGCGGAACGAGGTGCGCTCCCAGGAGCCGGTCAGGTTCTTCCAGAACCGCGACCACGACATCGGCGCGCCGACCGAGTCGTTCAACTCCTTGAGCTTGCCCCGGTTTTCGTCGCCGCAGGTGAGTGCGTAGCGGGCCTTGGCGACGCGCTCGGGGTCGATGCCGGCCGGGAGCACCGCCTGCGGGGGCGCGTAGATGGCGATGAGCCACGCGATGTCGAGCGACTTCTCGTGGCCCGGCCGCCCGCGCCCTTCGAGCTTGAGGTGCGCGGCCAGCGGGGACGCGAGGCCGAGCAGGTCGATCGAGCGGCCGTTCAGCGGCATCGCGGCTCCGCTCATACCGAGGTTGAGCCACGACGCGGCGTAGGGCGCGGGGTCGTCGGGCTTGAGCGGCGTCACCATGAACTGCTCGAACCACGGGTACACCATGACGTGTTCGTAGTTCGCCATCATCTCCGCGACCGCGGGCGGGAAGCGCGGGTAGTGCTTCAGGTAGGCCTCGGCGGTGGTGGGGTGGTCGATGCCCATCGCCTGGGTGTAGAAGCCGCGTTCGTCGGCGACGATCCCGCCGGGGCTCAGCCCGGTGTAGGGGAGCCGCAGGAGGACCGCGCACACCACGGCCCACAGGGTGACCGCCGCCGTGACCGGGAGCACGACGCGCCCGCTCGGCACGAGCAGGACGGGCAGCATCGCGAGGAACAGCGCGGGGAGCAGCATGCGCGCGTGCATGAAGTCGCCGCCGACGCGGACCACGTACGCGGCCATCAGGGTCGCGACGATCACCGGCATCGTGAACAGCGCGGTGCGCCCGGCGTCGGCGGTGACGGTGCCGCGCCAGCCGTCGGCGCGCAGGCGGAGCCAGACCGTGATGGTGACGAGCGCGACGAGGGCCACGATCGGCAGCCACAGGAAGTAGGGGGCGACGAAGTCCTGCGCGTACCTGCCGCCGCGGCGCCAGTCGCTGCCGGACGCCTCCTTCGCTATGGCGGGCAGCGGCAGCAGCACGCCGTAGTAGCCGGCGCGGAAGATCTCGTACGCGATCGGGATCGCGGCGGCGGCGCCGACGAGCCCCAGGGAGCCGCGCCACCCGGGGCGGCGGATGAGCCACAGGGTGACGGCGAAGCCCGCGCTGGCGATGGCGAGGTCCGGGCGGACCATCGGCCCGAGCCCGATCAGCACGGCCAGCGGGTACGCGACGCGGGCCTCCGGCGCGTTGTACGCGTGCACGAGGAGCCACCAGCACCCGGCCGTCCACAGCGTGGTGAGGCCCGTTTCGAGACCGGAGGTCGCGAAGTCCCATACCGGGGGCAGGGCCAGCATGACCAGCACGCCGGCGGGCAGCACCAGGCGGCCGTCGCTGTACGGGCGGTAGAGCCGGCGGGTGGCGTCGAGGGCGACCGCGTAGCCGGCCGCGGTGCACAGCAGGCCGAGGTAGACCGCGGTGCGGGCGACGTCGGCGCCGGTGATGCCGCCGACGGCGACCAGGAGCCACTGCCAGACCGTGCTCGTGGAGGCCTCGGCGCGCTCGCCGACGTTGTAGACCGGGCCGTGCCCGGCGAGGATCTGGCGGACCGTGCGCGTGAAGATCAGGCCGTCGTCGCTGATCCAGCGGCGGTGGAAGCCGAGCACGAGGATGGCCGCCGTGGGCAGCGCCACCATGAGGGCGTTCCACCGGCGGGTCAGTTTCGCGCCCTGCGGTGAGTCGTCCTGCTCGGGTCCGATGCCGGTGCGCCGGGAAAGCACACTGACGAGGCTCATGTTTCGAGGACTCCAGACGGGCCGGGGCGTCGGATGAAGGCTGTGGGCGCGGTTGCGCCGGCACAGTCGCGGTCACGGTGGTGACCGCGTTCGATGATCACGGTGCGGTGCGCAGATTACCGACACCTTAGCGGGCTGCCGGAGTGAGGGGAGGGGAGCCGGCGGGGCGCTTTCGCTCCGCCCGGCCACCCGTCCGTCGTGTCCGGTTCACCCGGTGTCAGTCACCGGTTTTGCAGAACTTCTTCTCCGCCGCGATCGGGTCGGAGGGGATACGCAGGCTCGTGCGGTCGAACGCGCCCGTGAGGTTCTTCCAGAAGCGGTCGAAACTCATCGGTTCGGTGACCGACTCGATCAACTCCTTGACGTCACCGCACTGGAGCGTGTGGCGCGCGGCGTTGATCTGTTCGAGCGTCGCGAACTGCGGCGGGATCGCGGCGTACCCGGAGGGGTCGACGTACAGCGCGATGTTCCACGCCGGCGGGAGCAGCTTCTGATGCCCCGCCGCGTCGAAGTTGGTCTGCTCGATGTGCGAGCCGATCGTGCTGGACAGGCCCCACAGGTCCGCGACGATGCTGTCGAGCGGGACGACCGCGCCGCCCACGCCGAGGCGGCCGATGATCAGCCCGACGGGGTAGTCGAGGTCCGAGCGCAGCGGCATCGAGAAGGTGACCGGCAGGTTGAACGGCTTGGCGTAGTTGGGGTCGAGGTACAGCACGTGGCGGCCTTCGGCGTCCGCGTGGACGAGCAACTGGTAGGTGCCCTTGATCGTCCCGATGTGCGGCTGCTCGGAGACCGGGTTGTCGGTGCCGGTCTGGGCGGTGTAGAAGCCACGTTCGTTCCACACCTGGTTGACCTGGTTGTCCGGACGCCAGTTCGGCGAGGCGGTGGTGATCTCGTCGGAGCGCAGCGTCGTGCCGCAGACGACCGCCCAGATCGCGACGCCCGCGACGAGCGGCGTGCTCAGCTTCGTGAACGGCGTCAGCATCAGCGGAAGCAGCAGCATGAGCAGGACGGGCATCCACATGCGGCCGTGCATGAAGTCGCCGCCGACCTTGATGACATAGCAGGTCTGGGCGAGCGCGATGACGACCGGCGTGCCCATGAGGATCAGCGTGCGCCGGTCCTTCTTGGTCTGACGCAGCGTCACGACGGCGATGACGACCATCATCAGGAGCGGGATCCACAGCTTGTACGGCCGGTCGAAGTCGGTCAGGTAGTCCCACCCGCGGCCGTACAGCGACTCGCCGGCCTCCTTGGTGAGGGCCGGCATCGGGAAGATCAGGCCGTAGTAGCCCATCCGGAAGATCTCGTACGCTGCCGGGAGCAGCCCGGCGGCGGCCAGCATCGCGAGGCAGCGCGTCCACCGCGCGCGCACGAGCAGGGCCAGCGACACGAGCAGCAGCGCCATCGCGAGGCCGAGGTCGGGGCGCACCAGCGGGCCCAGGCCGAACACGAACGAGGTGGCGAGCACGCGGCGCAGGCGGATCTC is from Yinghuangia sp. ASG 101 and encodes:
- the infC gene encoding translation initiation factor IF-3, which codes for MRLVGPSGEQVGIVPLAKALELAQEYDLDLVEVAANARPPVCKLMDYGKFKYESAMKAREARKNQAHTVIKEMKLRPKIDPHDYETKKGHVERFLKQGDKVKITIMFRGREQSRPELGFRLLKRLSEDVQELGFVESSPKQDGRNMIMVLGPHKKKTEAMAEAREAQAARKGARRGDEPVPAEAERTAAASGPAADER
- the rpmI gene encoding 50S ribosomal protein L35; protein product: MPKNKTHSGASKRFKITGSGKVVRQRAGRRHLLEHKPSTLTRRLAGTVEASPADAKKIKKLLGK
- the rplT gene encoding 50S ribosomal protein L20, coding for MARVKRSVNAQKKRRVILERASGYRGQRSRLYRKAKEQVTHSLVYNYNDRKKRKGDFRQLWIQRINAAARLNGITYNRFIQGLKAANVEIDRKMLAELAVNDPTAFAALVEVAQKALPADVNAPKEAA
- a CDS encoding TrmH family RNA methyltransferase; amino-acid sequence: MASPELTSTRSPRVTVARRLAKRNHRSAERRFLAEGPQAVREAVAAADAAIEVYATAEAAERHPDIVDRARASGVPVLRAAEDVVAAMSQTVTPQGMVALCRFVDVPLASLTEPSAPDLVAVLAHVRDPGNAGTVLRAADAAGAEAVVLTDASVDLYNPKTVRASAGSLFHLPVVAGPRVEDTVARLRGAGLRVLAADGTGSADLDDELDAGGLDGPTAWVFGNEAWGLPEETRALADAVVRVPIHGRAESLNLATAAAVCLYASARAQRGASGCRAT
- a CDS encoding sensor histidine kinase; the protein is MDVGAEPFAPDGLWGLGADALPDGLVIADATGAVCCFNAAAVRITGIRAEDALGKHLADALPLEDIEGRRWWVCTDPYGGLGIRTRQPERNLVLNGREVLVTASYVRRSGANSPVTHVAVSLRCTAARRRDERNHAELIATVAHELRSPLTSVKGFTATLLRKWERFTDEQKRLMLETVDADADRVTRLITELLDISRIDSGRLQLHREIVDLADAVDRHVRAQTAAGQPADRFRVLVEQPLPPIWMDRDKLDQILGNLLENAVRHGAGAVTIKVSRARLTPPGPRRDDGAAPGRGPSDGATGGPDDGRADGDEATEITVSDEGPGIPDELLNRVFTRFWRGNRRRGGTGLGLYIVKGLVEAHGGTIDAGRAEGGGAMFRFRLPAGMPDALT
- the pheS gene encoding phenylalanine--tRNA ligase subunit alpha; translation: MSAPNKSYDPVEVESLKPEEVDKARDAALAAFAAAGDLDALHEAKIAHTGDRSPLALANREIGALPPHAKADAGKRVGQARGRVNQALAARRAELEAERDARVLVEETVDVTLPWDRAPRGARHPLTTLPERIADVFVAMGYEVAEGPEVEAEWYNFDALNIAPDHPARTMQDTFFVRAVDGTADSGVVLRTHTSPVQVRTMLTRTPPIYVICPGRVYRTDELDATHTPVFGQVEGLAVDKGLTMAHLRGTLDHFASSMFGEGIVTRMRPSYFPFTEPSAEVDLQCFVCRGASVGDPDNPCRTCRSEGWIEWGGCGMVNPRVLVACGIDPEVYSGFAFGMGLERTLMFRHNVEDMRDMVEGDVRFTLPFGMEI
- the pheT gene encoding phenylalanine--tRNA ligase subunit beta → MRVPLSWLREYVDLPAGVSGRDVAEKLVGLGLEVETVDQLGGDLKGPLVVGRVLDIEELTGFKKPIRFCKVDVGDANGTGEPQQIVCGATNFAVDDNVVVILPGGVLPGGFAISARKTYGKTSEGMICSARELGMGDDHSGIIVLPVGAEPGTDAIELLGLVDEVLDIAVTPDRGYCLSMRGVAREAAIAYGIPLRDPALLDVPAANTYGYPVAVDDTDGCRRFVARTVIGVDPASPSPLWLQRRVQMAGMRPISLAVDITNYVMLELGQPLHAYDRAALQGPITVRRARDGEKLTTLDGVQRVLDPEDLLITDDSGPIGLAGVMGGATTEIGLATGDIVIEAANFDPVSIARTARRHKLGSEASRRFERGVDPEAARAAAQRAVDLLVLLGGEGAVAEAGVTEADAPRDPVRIGMAVGHPGSVAGVAYTAETVAQRLQDVGCVVEGIDTLTVTPPTWRPDLTDPNDLAEEVIRLEGYDAVPSTLPQAPAGRGLTAAQRLRRRIGRALAGDGYREVLTYPFVGDAVFASFGLDAADPRRITLKLVNPISDEEPGLRTTLLPGLLAALRRNVGRGNADIALFEGGLVFHPKAERPVAPRLPVDRRPTEAELGELAAALPDQPYHVAAVLAGDRERSGWWGGGRPAGWADAIEAARAVAGAVGVELTVRQGQYAPWHPGRCAELLVAGTVVGHAGELHPRVVKALQLPERTCAMEIDVARLTAGLAELGGERLVSAGHISSFPVATQDVALIVDASVPAAEVEGALREGAGELLESLRLFDVFTGEQVGAGRKSLAYALRFRAADRTLTVEESTAARDAAVALAAERTGAVLRGA
- a CDS encoding SDR family NAD(P)-dependent oxidoreductase, coding for MNTATALVTGAARGIGRQVAERLAREGVAVALLGRSAASLEPVRTALAERGASAVALVADVTDPDAVRDAVERAEHELGPLDLVVNNAGLIDAAEVPFWEADAAQWWDVVATNLRGPVNVDRAVLPGMVARGRGRIVNLSSGFAVSADPRYSAYTTSKSALLRLTDTIAGPLAERGVYVFDISPGAVPTDMTAGMAMFADKTDWYDVDLFLNAVVAVAEGRLDALSGRFLHAGKDNLDALAARAPELAASDARKMHLRPYGPDDPQR